The following are encoded in a window of Panicum virgatum strain AP13 chromosome 5N, P.virgatum_v5, whole genome shotgun sequence genomic DNA:
- the LOC120675153 gene encoding uncharacterized protein LOC120675153: MHDGGPTIGDTGDFPPSPTQAQYDTESDIANAEPKPLWGEWSPAHEPTTVETKPLWGEGTSNHDKMKLIDLWPPTSNHDVAFYKYKTTIKTTITVDTVVVEQFIQYIKGNRPPCPMVVGLDTEWRKIRTKAYKLALLQLCVGPRCLVFQVHYAGGKLPDVLKSFLTKEGHIFVGAHIKNDVVRLEEDYGITITKWDDHQVIVPQVNEKYRHLKHSGKQWRSSLEHIASEVLEIKIQKHKMDHNWWHSQFLTEQIRYATIDVFLSYEIANQLQIKHGYNYKGEAREDVKI, from the exons ATGCACGACGGCGGCCCCACGATCGGCGACACCGGCGACTTCCCTCCGAGCCCGACGCAAGCCCAATACGACACGGAGAGCGACATCGCCAACGCTGAACCGAAGCCGCTGTGGGGTGAGTGGTCTCCGGCCCACGAGCCTACTACCGTTGAGACGAAGCCGCTATGGGGTGAGGGGACGTCGAACCACGACAAGATGAAGCTCATCGATCTGTGGCCGCCGACGTCGAACCACGATGTTGCCTTCTACAAGTACAAAACGACAATCAAGACAACGATCACAGTTGATACGGTCGTCGTAGAGCAGTTCATCCAATATATCAAAGGTAACAGACCTCCATGTCCTATGGTAGTTGGACTGGACACCGAGTGGCGCAAGATTCGAACCAAGGCCTACAAACTCGCCCTGTTGCAACTGTGCGTTGGCCCGCGCTGCCTTGTGTTCCAG GTACATTACGCCGGGGGCAAACTTCCTGATGTCCTGAAGAGTTTTCTTACAAAGGAGGGCCATATTTTCGTCGGAGCACATATCAAGAATGATGTTGTCCGCCTAGAGGAGGACTATGGCATCACTATTACAAAGTGGGACGACCATCAGGTCATCGTACCACAAGTTAATGAAAAATATAGACATCTCAAGCATTCTGGCAAGCAGTGGAGATCATCACTAGAGCACATTGCATCAGAGGTGCTAGAAATAAAAATCCAGAAGCACAAGATGGACCACAATTGGTGGCATTCACAGTTCTTGACAGAGCAAATAAGGTATGCCACCATAGATGTTTTTTTGTCATATGAGATAGCGAATCAACTTCAGATCAAGCACGGTTATAACTACAAGGGCGAAGCTAGAGAAGATGTGAAAATTTAA